One window of the Phycodurus eques isolate BA_2022a chromosome 7, UOR_Pequ_1.1, whole genome shotgun sequence genome contains the following:
- the ywhae1 gene encoding tyrosine 3-monooxygenase/tryptophan 5-monooxygenase activation protein, epsilon polypeptide 1: MAEREECVYQAKIAEQAERYDEMVLFMKNVAGMDVELTVEERNLLSVAYKNVIGARRASWRIISSIEQKDESKGEEEKLKMVREYRKTVEDELKSICGDILEALERHLLPSAVAGESKVFYNKMKGDYHRYLAEFATGNGRKEAAEQSLVAYKTATDLATQELPPTHPIRLGLALNFSVFYYEILNSPDRACRLAKAAFDDAIAELDTLSEDSYKDSTLIMQLLRDNLTLWTSDMQGEGEEQTTEALQDVEDDAQT, translated from the exons AAATGGTGTTGTTTATGAAGAACGTGGCGGGCATGGATGTGGAGCTCACAGTGGAAGAGAGGAACCTCCTATCAGTGGCTTACAAGAATGTGATTGGTGCTAGGAGAGCTTCCTGGAGGATAATCAGCAGCATTGAACAGAAGGATGAGAGCAAGggtgaagaagaaaaactgaagaTGGTCCGGGAATACAGGAAAACG GTTGAGGATGAGCTTAAGTCGATCTGTGGTGACATTCTGGAGGCATTGGAAAGGCACCTACTCCCCTCTGCTGTTGCTGGAGAGTCTAAAGTCTTCTACAACAaaat gAAGGGTGACTACCACAGATACCTGGCAGAGTTTGCTACAGGCAACGGCAGAAAGGAAGCAGCAGAGCAGAGCCTGGTGGCCTACAAAACTGCTACTGATCTTGCCACGCAAGAGCTGCCACCCACACACCCGATTCGCCTTGGTCTCGCTCTCAACTTCTCAGTCTTCTACTATGAGATCCTCAACTCACCTGATCGCGCTTGCAG GTTGGCAAAGGCTGCGTTTGATGACGCGATTGCAGAACTGGACACGCTGAGTGAAGATAGCTACAAGGACTCCACACTTATCATGCAGTTGTTACGCGACAACCTGACACTATGGACTTCGGATATGCAGGGAGAAG GAGAAGAACAGACCACAGAGGCACTGCAAGATGTGGAGGATGACGCACAGACTTAG